In Danaus plexippus chromosome 14, MEX_DaPlex, whole genome shotgun sequence, a single genomic region encodes these proteins:
- the LOC116769501 gene encoding protein Son isoform X3: MTSLIDKIEMLIKREKTTPDRKKDDTTKSSSEILSELFSAFNADPPKIDDIAFKKAKKSKKKHKKEKKKRSRSASVSSDSDYSRKRKKRKKSKSKKRKEDRSPSRRYSKSPISKRELKVKIKNELDKINQEAPVKVKEELKIKTEPVKTEVIKDDTNDSCIVLDDDIDASEIPMPESPIDKLKSDLRSKLDKKQESVTDNDKTKSKIQIKNLKFSTVFEETVKKAEEEAKKKKEKLEEGEYTDSSSSSDGDEVSNSQFPKSSDLVGILRQQAAEETKLIEEQKTVNRVKTTEKSHKTSQRDRSRSRKRSTSRKRSKSRSTSRHRRRHRSRSKSHHRTRSRSRRSHSRHRSRSRRSRSRHRSTSRSRHRSSSKSRHRSRHSSRHRRRSRSPTGVRLADSEKKRLLEVARRNAINMLKNGAVPAGAAALPPHTRNQVMAAIQSGGKSVDELTDFCKHLSKKEALGELSSVSSNDEDMSENEDTIAFHHPFLVKEKAPIIMNIRGGAPLPTKTSIPVANKDELRLQFPVSSGTQHREKADTTDNEDMQLAVINTKPSSPLAKTLEPIALPGPKPDYLKVFTGGNSLSTVPALPAATSTIDKAKDVASIVSEKLSLIRKEQENYEVAPTHGFGFKSSSLGQFTGSTGAHILTPRELASGAQAWAKKLLRAKDPWAVH; this comes from the exons ATGACTAGTTTAATAGATAAGATTGAAATGTTGATAAAGCGAGAGAAAACAACACCTGACCGCAAAAAAGACGATACAACAAAGTCATCCAGTGAAATACTCTCTGAACTTTTTAGTGCTTTTAATGCGGACCCTCCGAAAATTGATGACATTGCCTTTAAAAAGGCCAAGAAAAGcaagaaaaaacataaaaaggaaaagaaaaaaCGCAGTCGAAGTGCCAGTGTTAGTAGTGATAGTGATTACAGTAGGAAACGCAAAAAGCGAAAAAAGAGTAAGTCTAAGAAACGTAAGGAGGATCGCTCACCCTCACGTCGTTATTCAAAATCACCTATATCTAAAAGAGAATTAAAGGTAAAGATTAAAAACGAACTGGATAAGATAAATCAAGAAGCTCCGGTTAAAGTAAAAGAAGAATTGAAAATCAAAACGGAACCGGTTAAGACAGAGGTTATTAAGGATGATACGAACGACTCTTGTATAGTACTTGATGATGACATTGATGCCAGTGAAATCCCCATGCCTGAATCTCCAATCGATAAGCTTAAATCAGATCTCAGGTCGAAACTagataaaaaacaagaaagtGTAACAGACAAtgacaaaacaaaaagtaaaatacaaattaagaaTCTGAAATTTAGTACAGTTTTCGAAGAGACTGTGAAAAAGGCTGAAGAAGAAGCTAAGAAGAAAAAGGAGAAGTTGGAAGAGGGGGAATACACAGATTCCTCGAGTAGTTCAGACGGGGATGAAGTATCTAACTCACAGTTCCCGAAGTCATCAGATCTAGTCGGAATATTAAGGCAACAGGCTGCAGAAGAAACTAAATT AATTGAAGAGCAAAAAACTGTGAATAGAGTGAAAACAACAGAAAAATCACATAAAACTTCACAAAGAGATAGGAGTAGATCAAGAAAGCG GTCAACCAGTAGAAAACGTTCCAAATCCCGTTCAACGTCACGGCATAGAAGACGACACAGAAGTCGGTCCAAGTCCCATCACAGAACCCGGTCGAGATCCAGACGGAGTCATTCGAGACATCGATCCAGGTCCAGAAGATCCAGATCGAGACACCGATCCACATCACGATCCAGACATCGCTCGTCATCAAAATCCAGACACCGGTCCCGACACTCTTCCAGACATCGGCGGAGGTCTAG ATCCCCAACAGGAGTCCGTCTAGCCGATAGTGAGAAGAAGCGTCTGTTAGAGGTAGCTCGACGGAACGCCATTAACATGTTGAAGAACGGAGCTGTACCGGCGGGAGCCGCCGCCCTCCCGCCCCATACACGGAATCAGGTCATGGCCGCTATACAGTCTGGAG GTAAATCGGTTGATGAACTGACAGATTTCTGTAAgcatttatcaaaaaaggaaGCTCTGGGTGAACTATCATCTGTGTCATCCAATGATGAAGATATGTCAGAGAATGAAGACACAATAGCCTTCCATCATCCGTTCCTGGTGAAGGAAAAAGCGCCCATCATTATGAATATAAGg GGTGGAGCTCCACTGCCCACAAAAACCAGCATCCCTGTGGCAAACAAAGACGAACTCCGTCTACAGTTCCCTGTCTCATCGGGTACACAGCACAGAGAGAAGGCTGATACAACGGACAATGAAGATatg CAACTGGCGGTCATAAACACGAAACCATCGAGTCCATTGGCTAAAAC actgGAACCGATCGCTCTTCCCGGTCCCAAACCGgactatttaaaagtattcacAGGTGGAAACA GTCTCAGCACGGTTCCTGCATTGCCAGCCGCTACATCAACTATAGACAAGGCtaag GATGTTGCATCAATAGTGTCAGAGAAGTTGTCTTTAATAAGAAAAGAACAAGAGAATTATGAAGTTGCGCCTACACATGGG TTCGGCTTCAAGAGTTCATCCCTGGGACAATTCACGGGGTCCACTGGAGCTCACATACTTACCCCACGAGAACTAGCCAGCGGGGCACAAGCCTGGGCTAAGAAG CTTTTAAGAGCTAAGGATCCATGGGCGGTTCATTAA
- the LOC116769501 gene encoding protein Son isoform X4, translated as MTSLIDKIEMLIKREKTTPDRKKDDTTKSSSEILSELFSAFNADPPKIDDIAFKKAKKSKKKHKKEKKKRSRSASVSSDSDYSRKRKKRKKSKSKKRKEDRSPSRRYSKSPISKRELKVKIKNELDKINQEAPVKVKEELKIKTEPVKTEVIKDDTNDSCIVLDDDIDASEIPMPESPIDKLKSDLRSKLDKKQESVTDNDKTKSKIQIKNLKFSTVFEETVKKAEEEAKKKKEKLEEGEYTDSSSSSDGDEVSNSQFPKSSDLVGILRQQAAEETKLIEEQKTVNRVKTTEKSHKTSQRDRSRSRKRSTSRKRSKSRSTSRHRRRHRSRSKSHHRTRSRSRRSHSRHRSRSRRSRSRHRSTSRSRHRSSSKSRHRSRHSSRHRRRSRSPTGVRLADSEKKRLLEVARRNAINMLKNGAVPAGAAALPPHTRNQVMAAIQSGGKSVDELTDFCKHLSKKEALGELSSVSSNDEDMSENEDTIAFHHPFLVKEKAPIIMNIRGGAPLPTKTSIPVANKDELRLQFPVSSGTQHREKADTTDNEDMQLAVINTKPSSPLAKTLEPIALPGPKPDYLKVFTGGNSLSTVPALPAATSTIDKAKDVASIVSEKLSLIRKEQENYEVAPTHGFGFKSSSLGQFTGSTGAHILTPRELASGAQAWAKKLNRWSGNA; from the exons ATGACTAGTTTAATAGATAAGATTGAAATGTTGATAAAGCGAGAGAAAACAACACCTGACCGCAAAAAAGACGATACAACAAAGTCATCCAGTGAAATACTCTCTGAACTTTTTAGTGCTTTTAATGCGGACCCTCCGAAAATTGATGACATTGCCTTTAAAAAGGCCAAGAAAAGcaagaaaaaacataaaaaggaaaagaaaaaaCGCAGTCGAAGTGCCAGTGTTAGTAGTGATAGTGATTACAGTAGGAAACGCAAAAAGCGAAAAAAGAGTAAGTCTAAGAAACGTAAGGAGGATCGCTCACCCTCACGTCGTTATTCAAAATCACCTATATCTAAAAGAGAATTAAAGGTAAAGATTAAAAACGAACTGGATAAGATAAATCAAGAAGCTCCGGTTAAAGTAAAAGAAGAATTGAAAATCAAAACGGAACCGGTTAAGACAGAGGTTATTAAGGATGATACGAACGACTCTTGTATAGTACTTGATGATGACATTGATGCCAGTGAAATCCCCATGCCTGAATCTCCAATCGATAAGCTTAAATCAGATCTCAGGTCGAAACTagataaaaaacaagaaagtGTAACAGACAAtgacaaaacaaaaagtaaaatacaaattaagaaTCTGAAATTTAGTACAGTTTTCGAAGAGACTGTGAAAAAGGCTGAAGAAGAAGCTAAGAAGAAAAAGGAGAAGTTGGAAGAGGGGGAATACACAGATTCCTCGAGTAGTTCAGACGGGGATGAAGTATCTAACTCACAGTTCCCGAAGTCATCAGATCTAGTCGGAATATTAAGGCAACAGGCTGCAGAAGAAACTAAATT AATTGAAGAGCAAAAAACTGTGAATAGAGTGAAAACAACAGAAAAATCACATAAAACTTCACAAAGAGATAGGAGTAGATCAAGAAAGCG GTCAACCAGTAGAAAACGTTCCAAATCCCGTTCAACGTCACGGCATAGAAGACGACACAGAAGTCGGTCCAAGTCCCATCACAGAACCCGGTCGAGATCCAGACGGAGTCATTCGAGACATCGATCCAGGTCCAGAAGATCCAGATCGAGACACCGATCCACATCACGATCCAGACATCGCTCGTCATCAAAATCCAGACACCGGTCCCGACACTCTTCCAGACATCGGCGGAGGTCTAG ATCCCCAACAGGAGTCCGTCTAGCCGATAGTGAGAAGAAGCGTCTGTTAGAGGTAGCTCGACGGAACGCCATTAACATGTTGAAGAACGGAGCTGTACCGGCGGGAGCCGCCGCCCTCCCGCCCCATACACGGAATCAGGTCATGGCCGCTATACAGTCTGGAG GTAAATCGGTTGATGAACTGACAGATTTCTGTAAgcatttatcaaaaaaggaaGCTCTGGGTGAACTATCATCTGTGTCATCCAATGATGAAGATATGTCAGAGAATGAAGACACAATAGCCTTCCATCATCCGTTCCTGGTGAAGGAAAAAGCGCCCATCATTATGAATATAAGg GGTGGAGCTCCACTGCCCACAAAAACCAGCATCCCTGTGGCAAACAAAGACGAACTCCGTCTACAGTTCCCTGTCTCATCGGGTACACAGCACAGAGAGAAGGCTGATACAACGGACAATGAAGATatg CAACTGGCGGTCATAAACACGAAACCATCGAGTCCATTGGCTAAAAC actgGAACCGATCGCTCTTCCCGGTCCCAAACCGgactatttaaaagtattcacAGGTGGAAACA GTCTCAGCACGGTTCCTGCATTGCCAGCCGCTACATCAACTATAGACAAGGCtaag GATGTTGCATCAATAGTGTCAGAGAAGTTGTCTTTAATAAGAAAAGAACAAGAGAATTATGAAGTTGCGCCTACACATGGG TTCGGCTTCAAGAGTTCATCCCTGGGACAATTCACGGGGTCCACTGGAGCTCACATACTTACCCCACGAGAACTAGCCAGCGGGGCACAAGCCTGGGCTAAGAAG cTCAACCGTTGGTCGGGAAATGCGTAA